A stretch of the Vulcanisaeta souniana JCM 11219 genome encodes the following:
- a CDS encoding ferredoxin oxidoreductase, producing MSLTVIKSRIGREIIRDRVAITSNYAAAYAAKDAEVDVVAAYPITPQTPAVEKMAEFIANGELSAEYIPVESEHSALSALIGASAAGARVFTATSSQGLLYMFELLYIASGLRLPIVMGLATRAVSAPISIHGDYQDFAATRDSGWVIMIASSAQEVYDSIIMAYRIAEDNRVLLPVMVSYDGFLMSHTTEPVELYDADTIRGFAPKRLNRPILDSSKPITMGAMAVPEWYYEIKYQLIEAMHNSMGVIREVHDAFNRTFSRNYRLVEGYMLDDADYAVIAYGGIWGNVKRAVNEARKRGIKAGALRLRLFRPFPTDELIEMISDMKTVAVIDRAVSPGAAIEGPVAMEVATALHSRGLSTPVVSVVHGLGQRTVYSRDVAKLIKIINDSQPWDLTKSTMYMGVREYGNEG from the coding sequence GTGAGTCTAACAGTGATCAAATCAAGGATAGGGAGAGAAATCATTAGGGATAGAGTTGCCATAACCTCTAATTACGCCGCTGCCTATGCGGCTAAAGATGCAGAGGTAGACGTAGTGGCCGCCTACCCAATAACGCCACAAACACCTGCAGTTGAAAAGATGGCTGAGTTCATAGCCAATGGCGAATTAAGTGCTGAGTACATACCGGTGGAGTCCGAACATAGTGCCTTATCTGCGCTCATAGGCGCCTCAGCTGCAGGAGCAAGGGTGTTCACAGCAACATCAAGCCAGGGACTCCTGTACATGTTTGAGTTACTTTATATTGCCTCTGGTCTTAGGCTTCCAATAGTCATGGGATTAGCCACCAGGGCGGTCTCGGCGCCAATAAGTATTCATGGTGATTACCAAGACTTCGCTGCAACTAGGGATTCTGGTTGGGTTATTATGATTGCCTCCAGTGCCCAGGAGGTTTATGATTCAATAATCATGGCATACAGGATCGCAGAGGACAACAGAGTCCTACTACCAGTCATGGTCTCATACGACGGATTCCTAATGAGCCACACCACAGAACCAGTGGAACTATATGACGCGGATACGATCAGGGGATTCGCACCAAAGAGGCTGAATAGACCCATACTGGATAGTAGTAAGCCGATAACCATGGGCGCAATGGCGGTTCCAGAGTGGTATTATGAGATTAAGTACCAATTAATTGAAGCAATGCATAACTCGATGGGTGTGATTAGGGAGGTTCATGATGCCTTCAATAGGACCTTCAGTAGAAATTACAGGCTAGTCGAGGGATATATGCTTGATGATGCGGATTATGCCGTCATAGCCTATGGCGGTATATGGGGCAACGTCAAGAGGGCTGTGAATGAAGCCAGGAAAAGAGGCATTAAGGCAGGCGCCCTTAGGTTAAGATTATTCAGACCATTCCCAACTGATGAGTTAATCGAAATGATCAGCGATATGAAGACCGTGGCGGTTATAGACAGGGCAGTAAGCCCTGGGGCAGCAATCGAAGGACCTGTAGCCATGGAAGTGGCTACGGCATTGCATTCAAGGGGGCTTAGCACTCCAGTGGTTTCTGTGGTTCATGGACTTGGACAAAGGACTGTGTACTCAAGGGACGTCGCTAAACTAATCAAGATAATAAACGATTCACAGCCTTGGGATCTAACGAAGAGTACCATGTACATGGGTGTGAGGGAGTATGGCAATGAAGGTTAA
- a CDS encoding thiamine pyrophosphate-dependent enzyme, with translation MAMKVKLAKSFFDITREEYLAPGHTACPACGALLTARLVLKAAGPDVIVVNPTGCLEVTTTIYPYTAWGVPYIHVAFENAGAVASGIEAAIKSLNKNGSLKRNTKVLVIAGDGGTYDIGLQALSGMLERGHGVLYVLYDNEAYMNTGIQRSGGTPKFARTTTMPAGTVIRGKIEKKKDIMSIVMAHHIPYAATANVAFPIDLVNKVRKALSYLNEGPAFIHVLAPCPPGWGFSDEKMIEIARLATETGYFPLYEWDRDRLIINPPSDMYMDKRLRKSLREFVKAQSRWSHVTDEEIKGLEKDIDDFLNYLWRLSMGSGVPTPYA, from the coding sequence ATGGCAATGAAGGTTAAACTAGCTAAATCCTTCTTTGACATAACCAGGGAAGAGTATCTGGCACCAGGGCATACTGCGTGTCCTGCCTGCGGAGCACTACTAACGGCTAGGTTAGTACTTAAGGCCGCCGGCCCTGATGTAATAGTCGTTAACCCAACAGGATGTCTTGAGGTTACGACGACCATATACCCATACACCGCCTGGGGTGTTCCGTACATACACGTGGCCTTTGAGAATGCAGGTGCCGTGGCCTCCGGCATAGAGGCCGCCATAAAGTCACTGAACAAAAATGGATCACTGAAAAGGAACACTAAGGTTTTGGTTATTGCCGGTGATGGTGGTACTTATGATATTGGTTTGCAGGCTCTCAGTGGTATGCTTGAGCGTGGTCATGGCGTGCTCTATGTGCTTTATGATAATGAGGCCTACATGAACACAGGAATACAGAGAAGCGGAGGAACACCGAAGTTCGCGAGGACCACCACCATGCCTGCGGGTACGGTGATTAGGGGTAAGATTGAGAAGAAGAAGGATATAATGAGCATAGTGATGGCTCACCATATACCATACGCAGCCACGGCGAATGTAGCCTTTCCAATTGATCTAGTGAATAAGGTGAGGAAGGCGTTGTCGTATTTAAATGAGGGCCCGGCATTCATACACGTACTGGCACCATGCCCACCAGGTTGGGGATTCTCTGATGAGAAGATGATCGAGATAGCCAGACTAGCCACAGAGACAGGTTACTTCCCACTATACGAGTGGGACCGTGATAGGTTAATCATAAACCCACCAAGTGATATGTACATGGATAAGAGATTGCGTAAGTCATTGAGAGAATTCGTTAAGGCGCAGTCCAGGTGGTCCCACGTGACTGATGAGGAGATTAAGGGTCTTGAGAAGGATATTGATGATTTCCTTAATTACCTGTGGCGCTTGTCAATGGGTTCTGGGGTACCCACGCCATATGCCTAA
- a CDS encoding 4Fe-4S dicluster domain-containing protein, which translates to MPVTVNFGLREELMKFEQTASLCYQCGTCTTVCPMSEYGLNTRLVMKMANLGIVDDWLRKVIWLCTGCGLCQESCPNEIKIPNVIKFIRLKIMHEPNIGRRK; encoded by the coding sequence ATGCCAGTAACCGTTAACTTCGGCCTTAGGGAGGAATTAATGAAGTTCGAACAAACCGCATCACTGTGTTATCAATGCGGTACGTGTACTACCGTATGCCCCATGAGCGAATATGGTTTAAACACAAGGCTCGTTATGAAAATGGCTAACCTAGGTATAGTGGATGACTGGTTACGTAAAGTCATATGGCTATGTACCGGTTGCGGTCTGTGCCAGGAAAGCTGCCCAAATGAAATTAAGATACCTAATGTCATTAAGTTCATTAGGTTAAAGATAATGCATGAACCCAACATTGGAAGAAGGAAGTAA
- a CDS encoding 4-hydroxyphenylacetate 3-hydroxylase family protein — protein MGLRTGEQYVEGIRNRKYVKVYVMGKPVNDAMASPFLKPSVLAFKATFDAAFQEDTKKLARAYSPYINEEVNRFNHIHQGPEDLVAKVKLLRRLSHKVGACFQRCVGWDALNTLYIITSKIAEREGKGVYRDRFINYLKYVQKNDLALAGAMTDVKGVRTLRPSEQPNPDAYVRVVEERDDGIVVRGAKANITGVAVVDEVIVMPTRAMTEKDTRYAISFAIPLDTPGVTVVVGRQLNDARRLEGGEIDGLPYMFNHEGLVIFNDVFVPWDRVFLYLDWAWAGALVEVFSAYHRQGYAGCKSGLGDVIIGTTYDLARQLGIQDRPHVQSKLTEMVFLNETMYSAGLTASWEGIKLLSDGGWWVNPMYANVTKHLVTRFPYEIARLAHDIAGGLLGTAPSEFDLKNPELRPLIEKYLQGVPEFTAEDRLRMLRLLENVSISAGYLIESIHGAGSPEAQRISMARLYDFQLAENIAKNLARIRVNIRLPEKVEPHRRSDVEG, from the coding sequence ATGGGCCTTAGGACTGGCGAGCAGTATGTGGAGGGCATAAGGAATAGGAAGTATGTGAAGGTGTACGTCATGGGCAAGCCAGTGAATGATGCGATGGCAAGCCCCTTTTTAAAGCCGTCAGTATTGGCCTTTAAGGCTACCTTCGATGCGGCCTTCCAGGAAGATACCAAGAAGTTAGCGAGGGCGTACAGCCCGTACATCAATGAGGAGGTCAACCGCTTTAACCATATACACCAGGGCCCAGAGGACTTGGTGGCCAAGGTAAAGCTACTTAGGAGATTGAGCCATAAGGTCGGTGCGTGCTTCCAGAGATGTGTTGGTTGGGATGCGCTAAATACCTTATACATAATTACTAGTAAGATAGCCGAGAGGGAGGGCAAGGGGGTGTATCGAGATAGGTTCATTAATTATTTGAAATACGTTCAAAAGAATGACCTGGCACTAGCCGGCGCAATGACTGATGTGAAGGGAGTGAGAACCCTTAGGCCTAGTGAGCAACCGAACCCCGACGCATATGTTAGGGTTGTTGAGGAGAGGGATGACGGTATTGTGGTCAGAGGTGCTAAGGCTAACATAACCGGCGTGGCCGTCGTCGATGAGGTTATTGTCATGCCCACCAGGGCCATGACGGAAAAGGACACCAGGTACGCAATATCCTTCGCAATACCTCTGGACACGCCTGGGGTTACCGTGGTTGTCGGCCGTCAATTGAACGATGCAAGGAGGTTGGAGGGTGGTGAAATTGATGGCTTACCATACATGTTTAATCATGAGGGTCTAGTGATATTTAATGACGTGTTCGTGCCGTGGGATAGGGTCTTCCTTTACCTTGATTGGGCCTGGGCTGGCGCACTCGTTGAGGTGTTTTCGGCATACCACAGACAGGGCTATGCCGGGTGTAAGTCAGGACTTGGTGATGTGATAATAGGGACCACCTATGATTTGGCGAGACAGTTGGGGATTCAGGATAGGCCTCACGTGCAGAGTAAACTCACTGAGATGGTGTTCCTAAACGAGACCATGTACTCAGCGGGTCTGACAGCCAGTTGGGAGGGCATTAAACTACTTAGCGATGGTGGTTGGTGGGTAAACCCAATGTACGCAAACGTGACCAAACACCTAGTGACTAGGTTTCCCTATGAAATAGCCAGGCTGGCTCACGATATTGCCGGTGGATTACTGGGTACAGCACCAAGCGAATTCGACCTCAAGAACCCAGAGTTAAGGCCATTGATAGAGAAGTACCTGCAGGGTGTACCTGAGTTTACGGCTGAGGACAGGCTCAGGATGCTTAGATTGCTCGAGAACGTAAGCATAAGTGCTGGTTACTTAATAGAGTCAATCCACGGCGCAGGCTCACCTGAGGCCCAGAGGATATCCATGGCAAGGCTGTATGACTTCCAGCTTGCGGAAAACATAGCCAAGAACCTGGCTAGGATAAGGGTGAACATAAGATTGCCTGAGAAGGTCGAACCACATAGAAGATCTGATGTGGAAGGGTGA
- a CDS encoding 2-oxoacid:acceptor oxidoreductase family protein: MESETYEIIFFGRGGQGAVTAAQITALAAVSKGLYALAYPEFGPERRGAPVRSYLVVSTEPVEAREPIEEPNMSIVFGPDLLRVNPEIIRRTRDYIIINARRYETVEPYLRIFKGGIIYINAYDLSTKYLDKAIVNTAMLGALLRVFDILTVEDVAYAASKFFGSKLGKLNAELIRIAYNESRVIK; encoded by the coding sequence ATGGAAAGTGAAACGTATGAAATAATATTCTTCGGCAGAGGAGGACAAGGCGCCGTGACGGCTGCGCAGATAACAGCCCTTGCGGCAGTTAGTAAGGGGTTATATGCCCTGGCATACCCAGAGTTTGGTCCAGAAAGAAGGGGAGCGCCGGTTCGATCATACTTAGTTGTATCCACTGAACCTGTTGAGGCGAGAGAACCAATAGAGGAACCCAACATGTCTATTGTCTTTGGCCCCGACCTACTTAGGGTCAATCCCGAAATAATCAGGAGGACTCGGGACTACATTATCATTAATGCAAGACGCTATGAAACAGTTGAACCATACCTAAGAATCTTTAAGGGTGGCATTATTTACATAAACGCATATGACCTATCAACGAAGTACCTGGACAAGGCCATAGTGAATACGGCAATGCTTGGCGCACTATTGAGAGTATTCGATATATTAACTGTCGAGGATGTTGCCTACGCCGCATCAAAATTCTTCGGCAGTAAACTAGGGAAACTAAATGCGGAATTAATCAGGATAGCATACAATGAGTCAAGGGTGATCAAATGA
- a CDS encoding 4Fe-4S binding protein, which translates to MNNNESLKNTRLLGWRELHPIGSYVVEPMSTIKNTTGSWRTERPVIDQDACIRCRTCWMYCPEPAILELKKPYATKAGKRYDLTYEIDYDHCKGCGICAHECPVKAIKMVPEGGEE; encoded by the coding sequence ATGAACAACAATGAATCGCTAAAGAACACCAGGTTATTAGGATGGAGGGAACTCCATCCGATCGGCAGTTATGTGGTAGAACCCATGAGCACCATTAAGAACACCACTGGTTCTTGGAGGACTGAGAGACCCGTTATTGACCAGGATGCGTGTATTAGGTGCAGGACGTGCTGGATGTACTGCCCTGAACCGGCAATACTTGAATTGAAGAAGCCCTATGCAACGAAGGCCGGTAAGAGGTATGACTTGACTTATGAGATTGATTATGATCACTGCAAGGGCTGCGGAATATGCGCCCATGAATGCCCAGTCAAGGCAATAAAGATGGTGCCAGAGGGTGGTGAGGAGTGA